From bacterium, one genomic window encodes:
- a CDS encoding aldo/keto reductase: MIHLPLPNGRSMPALGLGTWNLRDNDCVAVVRMALQAGYRHIDTAEMYGNETEIGQALADSGVPREELFLTTKVWTNHHREKDFIRAAEDSLRRLKTDHVDLLLIHWPNEAVALEETLRALSRLAHQGKTLSIGVSNFPLELLKKAQALADRPIACDQVPLSLDHPQDALLPYAFQQKVVVCAYTPLEKGKFLGRRDLAEIGKRHGKTPAQVALRWLIQQGGIAAIPKAAGSLHLRENIGIFDFELTAEEMELLKAPRN, encoded by the coding sequence ATGATCCATCTCCCTTTGCCGAATGGCCGCTCCATGCCCGCCCTGGGACTCGGCACCTGGAACCTCCGGGACAACGACTGCGTGGCGGTGGTGCGCATGGCCCTCCAGGCGGGTTACCGGCATATCGACACCGCCGAGATGTACGGCAACGAGACCGAGATCGGCCAGGCCCTGGCCGACTCCGGCGTGCCCCGGGAGGAGCTCTTCCTCACGACCAAGGTCTGGACCAACCACCATCGGGAGAAGGATTTCATCCGCGCCGCCGAGGATTCGCTCCGTCGCCTCAAGACCGACCACGTGGACCTGCTCCTCATCCATTGGCCCAACGAAGCCGTGGCCCTGGAAGAGACCCTGCGGGCCCTTAGCCGCCTGGCCCATCAGGGCAAGACCCTCTCCATCGGCGTCAGCAATTTCCCGCTGGAACTCCTCAAGAAGGCCCAGGCCCTCGCCGACCGGCCCATCGCTTGCGACCAGGTCCCCTTGAGCCTCGACCATCCGCAGGATGCCCTGCTCCCCTACGCCTTCCAACAGAAGGTGGTGGTCTGCGCCTATACGCCCCTGGAAAAGGGAAAGTTCCTGGGCCGCAGGGACCTGGCAGAGATCGGGAAGAGGCATGGCAAGACCCCCGCCCAGGTGGCGCTCCGGTGGCTCATCCAACAGGGCGGCATCGCCGCCATCCCCAAGGCGGCCGGAAGCCTGCACTTGAGGGAGAACATCGGCATCTTCGATTTCGAGCTGACGGCGGAAGAGATGGAGCTCTTGAAGGCCCCTCGGAACTAA
- a CDS encoding helix-turn-helix transcriptional regulator yields MNIRAKKPKKVKKAVLARWKKEHLHLYKAAQNPTPKHRLGANVTTFRLRKGMTQKALAAKAKVPHPVLKKIEEAHPRSNPTQSVIEKIALALHVDVIDLYRFMEQSESIIR; encoded by the coding sequence ATGAACATCCGCGCGAAAAAGCCGAAGAAGGTCAAAAAGGCCGTTCTGGCCCGCTGGAAGAAAGAACACCTGCACCTTTACAAGGCCGCCCAGAACCCCACCCCCAAGCACCGCCTCGGGGCCAATGTCACCACCTTCCGCTTGAGGAAGGGCATGACCCAAAAGGCCCTGGCCGCCAAGGCCAAGGTCCCCCACCCTGTCCTGAAGAAGATCGAGGAGGCCCATCCGAGGTCCAACCCCACCCAGAGCGTCATCGAAAAGATCGCCCTGGCCCTGCATGTGGACGTCATCGACCTTTATAGGTTCATGGAGCAGTCCGAAAGTATCATCCGCTGA
- a CDS encoding alpha-amylase family glycosyl hydrolase, with protein sequence MNRPPSWLENALFYQVYPQSYYDSNGDGIGDLPGLTRKLDYIRSMGFNALWINPCFVSPFQDAGYDVADFYRIAPRYGTNADAKRLFAEARKRGIRVCLDLVPGHTSIDHPWFRMASRAGRNRYSDRYVWADGHSEIHEPGLNLIRGLAERSVGYAANYYYSQPSLNYGFAHPDPKKPWQQGVDHPGPKATAAEMLRIMLFWMKLGASGFRVDMAGSLVKGDPDGQATIRLWRKLSGALKRRYPEAFLISEWSDPSRAIQAGFDADFLLHFGPHAGAYLSLFRDGKKSFFHSSGQGDITLFLKTFQHLTKEAGSRGYVCVPSGNHDFSRISRYLGPKELKTSFAFLLTLPGVPFVYYGDEIGMSYLEKTPTKEGGYERTGTRTPMQWDKGRNKGFSTARPTKLYLPVDPSPKAPDVASQEKDPSSLLATVRALAALRHAHPALQAKGSFQVLSKGRHQPLAYLRERDGQKLLVVIQPGRQKARFQLSRGAWPLPLLTQGARIHRGAIELAGTSFGIFQL encoded by the coding sequence ATGAACCGACCCCCTTCCTGGCTCGAGAACGCCCTTTTCTATCAGGTCTATCCCCAGAGTTACTACGATTCCAACGGCGACGGCATCGGCGACCTGCCGGGACTCACGCGAAAGCTCGACTACATCCGGTCCATGGGTTTCAACGCCCTCTGGATCAACCCCTGCTTCGTCTCCCCCTTCCAGGACGCGGGCTACGACGTAGCGGACTTTTACCGCATCGCCCCGCGCTACGGCACCAACGCCGACGCCAAGCGCCTCTTTGCCGAGGCCAGAAAGCGCGGTATCCGTGTCTGCCTGGACCTGGTGCCGGGACACACCTCCATCGATCACCCCTGGTTCCGGATGGCCTCCCGCGCCGGCCGCAACCGCTATAGTGACCGCTATGTCTGGGCCGACGGCCATTCGGAGATCCACGAACCCGGCTTGAACCTCATCCGGGGCCTGGCCGAGCGCTCCGTGGGCTACGCGGCCAACTATTACTATTCCCAGCCTTCGCTCAACTATGGTTTCGCCCATCCCGATCCCAAGAAGCCCTGGCAGCAGGGGGTGGACCACCCGGGCCCCAAGGCCACCGCGGCCGAGATGCTCCGCATCATGCTCTTCTGGATGAAGTTGGGAGCCTCGGGATTCCGCGTGGACATGGCCGGTTCGCTGGTGAAGGGCGACCCGGACGGCCAGGCCACGATCCGCCTCTGGCGGAAGCTCTCGGGCGCCTTGAAGCGCCGCTACCCCGAGGCTTTCCTCATTTCCGAATGGTCCGACCCCTCCCGGGCCATCCAGGCCGGCTTCGACGCCGATTTCCTGCTTCACTTCGGCCCCCACGCCGGGGCCTACCTTTCCCTGTTCCGCGACGGGAAAAAGAGCTTCTTTCATTCCTCGGGCCAAGGCGACATCACCCTCTTCCTCAAGACCTTCCAGCACCTGACGAAAGAGGCTGGAAGCCGTGGCTATGTTTGCGTGCCCTCGGGCAACCACGATTTTTCCCGAATTTCCCGTTACCTGGGTCCCAAGGAATTGAAGACTTCTTTCGCGTTCCTTTTGACGCTACCCGGCGTTCCCTTCGTGTATTACGGCGACGAGATCGGCATGTCCTACCTGGAGAAGACCCCCACTAAGGAAGGGGGCTACGAGAGGACGGGCACACGGACCCCCATGCAATGGGACAAAGGCCGCAACAAAGGCTTCTCGACGGCCAGGCCCACAAAACTTTACCTGCCGGTGGACCCATCGCCCAAAGCTCCCGATGTGGCGTCCCAGGAAAAAGACCCTTCTTCCCTGCTGGCCACCGTGCGGGCCCTGGCCGCCCTCCGGCACGCCCACCCGGCGTTGCAGGCCAAGGGTTCCTTCCAGGTGCTCTCCAAGGGCCGACACCAGCCGCTTGCCTACCTCCGGGAAAGGGACGGCCAGAAGCTGCTGGTCGTGATCCAGCCGGGCCGTCAAAAGGCCCGCTTCCAACTGTCCCGGGGCGCCTGGCCTCTGCCCCTCTTGACCCAGGGAGCGCGCATTCACCGGGGCGCGATCGAACTGGCGGGGACCTCTTTCGGGATCTTTCAGCTCTAA
- a CDS encoding peroxiredoxin-like family protein, with amino-acid sequence MKRILSVAALILSLASTFPTQASENTVGKVSKNAQAVAPLQKGDRVPDGVLRTVAGKKVRLKKLLAEQPSLLIFYRGSWCPYCNAHLGALQGIQKDLTALGWRTLAISPDDATHLKEMAGKHELTYTLLTDRGLALAKKFGLVFRLDAMTQEKYRKWNIKLDEASGGSNQDELPVPAAYLVGRDGTILFSHFDPDYKVRIDPKELLKAAQEHRRD; translated from the coding sequence ATGAAACGCATCCTTTCCGTTGCCGCCTTGATCCTCAGCCTCGCCTCCACCTTCCCGACCCAGGCTTCCGAAAACACCGTCGGCAAGGTCTCCAAGAACGCCCAAGCGGTCGCGCCCCTTCAAAAGGGCGACCGGGTCCCCGACGGGGTCCTGCGCACCGTGGCGGGCAAGAAGGTGCGCCTCAAGAAGCTCCTGGCCGAACAGCCCAGCCTTCTCATCTTCTACCGAGGTAGTTGGTGCCCCTACTGCAACGCCCACCTGGGAGCGCTCCAGGGGATCCAGAAGGACCTTACCGCCCTGGGCTGGCGCACACTGGCCATCAGCCCCGACGACGCCACCCACCTGAAGGAAATGGCGGGAAAGCACGAACTGACCTATACCCTGCTCACCGACCGGGGACTGGCCCTGGCGAAAAAATTCGGGCTGGTCTTCCGCTTGGACGCCATGACACAAGAGAAGTACCGCAAGTGGAACATCAAGCTCGATGAAGCCTCGGGCGGTTCGAACCAGGACGAGCTGCCCGTACCGGCGGCCTACCTGGTGGGCCGGGACGGGACCATCCTCTTCTCGCACTTCGATCCCGATTACAAGGTTCGCATCGACCCGAAGGAGCTCCTGAAGGCCGCCCAGGAACACCGGAGGGACTAA
- a CDS encoding response regulator has translation MATILEVSKKTVEVLMVEDHAADSFFMRQALKNSRHPIHVEMITDGETALEYLRRQAGRGSLPDLILLDLSLPGKDGREVLAEIKVDPRLENIPLVVVSGSSNASDVLDSRELESDFYLVKPLNMLEFPALPRVVDRILEGRAKG, from the coding sequence ATGGCGACGATTTTGGAAGTTTCCAAAAAGACCGTGGAGGTCCTGATGGTGGAGGACCACGCGGCCGACAGCTTCTTCATGCGGCAGGCGTTGAAGAACAGCCGCCATCCCATCCATGTGGAGATGATCACCGACGGTGAGACCGCCCTCGAATATCTGCGCCGCCAGGCCGGCCGTGGCAGCCTTCCCGACCTGATCCTGTTGGACCTGAGCCTGCCGGGCAAGGACGGCCGCGAAGTCCTGGCGGAGATCAAAGTGGACCCCCGCCTGGAGAACATCCCTTTGGTCGTGGTGTCCGGTTCCAGCAACGCCTCGGACGTGCTGGACAGCCGGGAGCTGGAAAGCGACTTCTATCTGGTGAAACCCTTGAACATGCTGGAGTTCCCCGCCCTTCCCCGTGTGGTGGACCGGATCCTGGAGGGCCGGGCGAAGGGTTGA
- a CDS encoding TonB family protein translates to MRDATLRTCFALAILLHAAVFVLGSLGLSTRVEYGLRGQAAQAGEAPKARRPEEQVVSLEDFSDEAARVRPKARPVPAPEDPQAKGPAQSGTADRPSYLRNPPPPYPLEARLAKQQGRVTLRVSIDAEGNVTGVLLKASSGFPLLDEAALATVRDWKFKPARLGGVAISTETDIPVRFRLDP, encoded by the coding sequence ATGCGGGATGCCACCCTTCGGACCTGTTTCGCCCTGGCGATCCTCCTCCACGCAGCGGTCTTTGTCCTGGGAAGCCTGGGCTTGAGCACCCGGGTCGAATATGGCCTGAGGGGGCAGGCGGCCCAGGCGGGTGAGGCGCCCAAGGCGCGGCGCCCCGAGGAGCAGGTGGTGAGCCTGGAGGACTTTTCCGACGAAGCCGCTAGGGTCCGTCCCAAAGCCCGGCCTGTCCCCGCCCCGGAGGATCCCCAGGCGAAGGGCCCGGCCCAGAGCGGCACGGCCGATAGGCCTTCCTATCTTCGGAACCCGCCACCGCCCTATCCGTTGGAAGCGCGGTTGGCCAAGCAGCAGGGCAGGGTGACCCTGAGGGTCTCCATCGACGCGGAAGGGAATGTCACCGGGGTCCTGTTGAAGGCCAGCTCGGGGTTCCCGCTCCTGGACGAAGCCGCGCTCGCCACGGTCCGGGATTGGAAGTTCAAACCGGCGCGCCTGGGCGGCGTGGCCATCTCCACCGAGACCGATATCCCGGTGCGGTTCCGGCTCGATCCCTGA
- a CDS encoding biopolymer transporter ExbD, producing the protein MIIPSPVARRRARLEIIPLIDVMFFLLATFIMVSLSMIQDRSIPVNLPGARSSQASPEKAAVILAVTKEGKIFWNKEALDLKDLPARLQGLVAADPDPKVMVHGDKAADFGTVVSVLDDVRKAGVKRTAIRTQGK; encoded by the coding sequence ATGATCATCCCTTCCCCGGTCGCCCGGCGTCGGGCCCGCCTGGAGATCATCCCCTTGATCGACGTGATGTTCTTCCTCTTGGCCACCTTCATCATGGTGTCCCTCTCCATGATCCAGGACCGCTCGATCCCCGTGAACCTGCCCGGGGCCCGCAGTTCGCAAGCCAGTCCTGAGAAGGCGGCCGTCATCCTCGCCGTCACGAAAGAAGGGAAGATCTTCTGGAACAAGGAGGCCCTGGACCTGAAGGACCTTCCCGCCCGCCTGCAGGGCCTGGTCGCCGCCGATCCGGACCCGAAGGTGATGGTCCACGGGGACAAGGCGGCGGATTTCGGAACGGTGGTCTCGGTGCTGGACGATGTCCGCAAGGCCGGCGTCAAGCGAACCGCGATCCGCACCCAGGGAAAATGA
- a CDS encoding MotA/TolQ/ExbB proton channel family protein, translating into MIQFFMKGGPLMWPLLAVSLATVTVALERLWFILREGRSRRPADVEAFFTKLEKGQWDAAQAAGKGSTDFAARALAYGLENRATSFSGAYLQAAARELARFSRGLALLDTAITLAPLMGLLGTVTGLIRSFGLLGDSELQAPAALTGGIAEALIATAFGLVIAITALIPFNFLNARLEAARREMEDAGTRAELLIQKAGK; encoded by the coding sequence GTGATCCAATTCTTCATGAAGGGCGGGCCGCTGATGTGGCCCCTGTTGGCGGTGTCCCTGGCGACCGTGACGGTCGCCTTGGAGCGCCTCTGGTTCATCCTGCGCGAGGGCCGTTCCCGGCGTCCGGCGGACGTCGAGGCCTTCTTCACGAAGCTGGAAAAGGGCCAATGGGACGCCGCCCAAGCGGCGGGGAAGGGCTCGACGGATTTCGCCGCCCGCGCCCTCGCCTATGGTCTGGAGAACCGCGCCACTTCCTTTTCTGGCGCCTACCTGCAGGCGGCGGCCCGGGAGCTCGCGCGCTTCAGCCGGGGCCTGGCGCTCCTAGACACGGCCATCACCCTGGCGCCCTTGATGGGGCTTTTGGGCACCGTGACCGGGCTCATCCGTTCCTTCGGCCTCTTGGGGGATTCGGAACTGCAGGCCCCCGCGGCCCTGACCGGCGGCATCGCGGAGGCCCTCATCGCCACCGCCTTCGGGCTGGTCATCGCCATCACGGCGCTCATCCCCTTCAACTTCCTCAACGCCCGTCTGGAGGCCGCCCGCCGCGAGATGGAGGATGCGGGCACCCGGGCCGAACTGCTGATCCAGAAGGCCGGGAAGTGA
- a CDS encoding DNA-binding protein, producing the protein MKLENLSHSNRSILLLLKRQGALTMAQLAHEMKVTKEAVRQQLLGLHRQGWVEKEVLREAKVRSGRPTVRYGLTPLGDHFFPKDYDALAAELLETIGRRLGPPALRRLLSDMTETRVRKWRPVLEGKPLRDKVNCLKDLYLEKDPFLSVTETADGFRMVEGNCPFLNVASRQPALCSVSVSVLTQLLGVKVVREERFQSGDGRCVFHVYKHKPVKNRPASFQLEPEAGKA; encoded by the coding sequence ATGAAATTAGAGAATCTTTCCCACTCCAACAGGTCCATCCTCCTGTTATTGAAAAGACAGGGGGCCTTGACCATGGCCCAACTCGCCCACGAAATGAAGGTCACGAAGGAGGCCGTCCGGCAGCAACTCCTCGGGCTTCACCGGCAAGGTTGGGTGGAAAAAGAGGTCCTTCGCGAGGCCAAGGTCCGCAGTGGACGGCCCACGGTCCGGTATGGCCTGACCCCTTTGGGGGACCATTTTTTCCCCAAGGATTACGACGCTTTGGCGGCTGAGCTATTGGAGACCATCGGCCGGAGGTTGGGGCCTCCTGCCCTGCGCCGGCTTCTTTCCGATATGACGGAGACCAGGGTCAGGAAATGGCGGCCCGTATTGGAAGGGAAACCCCTCCGCGATAAGGTCAATTGCCTCAAAGACCTGTATTTGGAAAAGGATCCCTTCCTGTCCGTGACCGAGACCGCCGATGGTTTCCGCATGGTGGAAGGGAACTGCCCGTTCTTGAACGTCGCTTCACGCCAACCAGCCTTATGCAGTGTCAGCGTATCGGTCCTGACCCAACTTTTAGGCGTGAAGGTGGTGCGAGAAGAAAGGTTCCAGTCGGGGGACGGCCGCTGTGTTTTCCATGTCTATAAGCATAAGCCGGTGAAGAACAGGCCGGCTTCATTTCAATTGGAACCGGAGGCCGGTAAGGCCTAA
- a CDS encoding DUF2231 domain-containing protein: MGHPLHAPFTHFPLALWVAAFLGDLVHAGWGGEFWRAFSFWNIAFGMGFGIVTATTGFYDLMKIPDGKSGALRTGMFHMGAMLTAFCLFGVSLYFHRETPAAEPWRPLPGLLLSGSGTLVLLFGGWLGGQLVYRHGVGYDR; this comes from the coding sequence ATGGGTCATCCGCTCCATGCCCCCTTTACCCATTTTCCGTTGGCATTGTGGGTGGCGGCCTTCCTGGGGGACCTGGTCCATGCCGGGTGGGGAGGGGAGTTCTGGCGGGCCTTCTCGTTTTGGAACATCGCTTTTGGCATGGGCTTCGGGATCGTGACGGCCACGACCGGCTTTTACGATCTGATGAAGATCCCGGATGGCAAGTCCGGGGCCCTTCGGACGGGGATGTTCCACATGGGGGCCATGTTGACGGCCTTTTGCCTTTTTGGGGTCAGCCTTTATTTCCATAGGGAAACTCCCGCCGCCGAGCCGTGGCGGCCCCTGCCCGGGCTTTTGCTTTCGGGATCGGGGACCCTGGTCCTTCTCTTCGGCGGCTGGCTGGGAGGGCAGTTGGTTTACCGGCATGGCGTAGGCTATGATCGATAA
- a CDS encoding chloride channel protein: MNAKTPILCAASIVIALVVGLVALGLVRLIAFFTNLSFYHRLSFETVSPADNGLGPLVILVPVIGGVIVGLMAYWGHQAIRGHGIPEAMEVILTKESRIHPNLTWLKPLSSAISIGTGGPFGAEGPIIATGGAIGSVVGQWIDFSTDERKILLAAGAAAGMAATFGVSVSAALLAIELLLFEFHPKSILPVSFASATALALRMRLVDAAPMFPMPDLAVPSGKALALYALIGCLAGLFAIGITKAVYAVEDGFEHLPLHWKWWPALGGIAVGTIGLFSPKTMGVGYDNIEHLLKGDFTFSLIIGLTIFKFLSWCFSLGSGTSGGTLAPLFTIGGGLGFLMAGGLAWVFPMAGLDPKVGALVGMAALFTGASRAFLTSVIFAFELTHQPLGLLPLFLSCSGAYLVSCLFMRNTIMTEKIARRGVHVPHGYTGHHHGIH; the protein is encoded by the coding sequence TTGAACGCCAAAACCCCCATCCTTTGCGCGGCCTCCATCGTCATCGCGCTGGTGGTCGGACTGGTGGCCCTGGGCCTGGTCCGTTTGATCGCCTTCTTCACCAACCTTTCCTTTTATCACCGCCTTTCCTTCGAGACCGTCTCCCCGGCGGACAACGGCCTCGGTCCCCTCGTCATCCTGGTCCCCGTGATCGGCGGCGTCATCGTGGGGCTCATGGCCTATTGGGGGCACCAAGCCATCCGGGGACACGGCATACCCGAGGCCATGGAGGTCATCCTTACCAAGGAAAGCCGCATCCACCCGAACCTGACCTGGCTCAAGCCCTTGTCGTCGGCCATTTCCATAGGCACAGGCGGTCCTTTCGGTGCCGAGGGGCCCATCATCGCCACAGGTGGGGCGATCGGCTCCGTCGTAGGACAATGGATCGATTTTTCCACGGATGAGCGGAAGATCCTCCTGGCCGCCGGGGCGGCCGCGGGCATGGCGGCCACCTTCGGCGTTTCGGTCTCGGCGGCGCTCCTGGCCATCGAGCTTTTGCTCTTCGAGTTCCATCCCAAATCGATCCTGCCCGTTTCCTTCGCCAGTGCCACCGCCCTGGCCCTGCGCATGCGCCTGGTGGATGCGGCTCCCATGTTCCCCATGCCGGACCTGGCCGTTCCCTCCGGCAAGGCCTTGGCCCTCTATGCCTTGATCGGGTGCCTGGCCGGCCTCTTCGCCATCGGGATCACCAAGGCCGTTTATGCCGTGGAGGACGGCTTCGAACACCTCCCGTTGCATTGGAAATGGTGGCCCGCCTTGGGGGGGATAGCCGTAGGGACCATCGGGCTCTTTTCGCCCAAGACCATGGGGGTAGGCTATGACAACATCGAGCATCTGCTGAAAGGTGATTTCACCTTTTCGCTCATCATAGGCCTCACTATTTTCAAGTTCCTCTCTTGGTGCTTTTCCCTTGGGAGCGGCACCTCAGGGGGCACCCTAGCCCCGCTTTTCACCATCGGCGGAGGGTTAGGATTCCTGATGGCGGGCGGATTGGCCTGGGTCTTCCCCATGGCGGGCCTGGACCCCAAGGTCGGGGCCCTGGTGGGCATGGCCGCCCTTTTTACCGGGGCCTCCCGGGCTTTCCTGACCTCCGTGATCTTCGCTTTCGAATTGACCCACCAACCCCTGGGCCTCCTCCCCCTCTTCCTCAGTTGCTCCGGGGCTTACCTGGTCTCCTGCCTTTTCATGCGCAACACGATCATGACCGAAAAGATCGCCCGGCGCGGTGTCCATGTGCCGCATGGATACACGGGCCATCACCATGGGATCCATTAA
- the ric gene encoding iron-sulfur cluster repair di-iron protein, which yields MKTGISRFEATRTVGVIASEFEPSIPVFEGFKIDYCCGGNRTLSEACNLAGIPVEKVVSALKKVEEDRAFAAGASMDWKGKSAAELIDHILTKHHVYTRSQLARLKALSEKVLNVHGNNHPELSRLSEIVHEMAEEMEGHMAKEEEQVFPYLQAVEKAGWNKEGIADPFGGGPLDTHPLKILMWEHGMTGEEFVELHQLTQDFTPPPDACRSYQALYGGLRELEADLHRHVHLENNVLFEKAMEKGILD from the coding sequence ATGAAAACAGGAATCAGCAGATTCGAAGCGACCAGGACCGTTGGGGTGATAGCCTCCGAATTCGAGCCCTCCATCCCCGTTTTTGAGGGTTTCAAGATCGATTATTGTTGCGGGGGAAACCGGACACTCTCAGAAGCCTGCAATTTGGCGGGAATTCCGGTCGAAAAAGTCGTTTCCGCCTTGAAGAAGGTGGAGGAGGACCGGGCTTTTGCGGCGGGGGCTTCGATGGATTGGAAAGGGAAATCCGCCGCTGAACTCATCGACCATATCTTGACCAAACACCATGTTTATACGCGGTCCCAACTGGCCCGGCTAAAAGCCCTTTCCGAAAAGGTCCTGAATGTCCATGGGAACAATCACCCCGAGTTATCCCGCTTGTCCGAGATCGTCCATGAGATGGCCGAGGAGATGGAGGGCCACATGGCCAAGGAGGAGGAGCAAGTATTTCCCTATCTACAAGCCGTGGAAAAAGCGGGATGGAATAAAGAGGGAATTGCCGACCCTTTCGGGGGAGGTCCCCTGGACACCCATCCCTTGAAGATCCTGATGTGGGAGCACGGGATGACTGGGGAGGAGTTCGTGGAACTGCACCAGCTGACTCAAGATTTCACCCCGCCCCCGGATGCCTGCCGTTCCTATCAGGCCCTTTATGGGGGTTTGAGAGAATTGGAAGCCGACCTGCACCGCCATGTTCACCTGGAAAATAATGTGTTATTCGAGAAAGCGATGGAAAAAGGGATTTTGGATTAG
- a CDS encoding Crp/Fnr family transcriptional regulator — translation MDRIAALKRTEMFGSLGVKELGIVADSCVEKKLKKGAVLISAGEEAKGLYVITTGTLRAYRENTNGREQIIHIERAGTTIAEVPVFDGKPYPSSVIAEEESEVLFISKQDIQRLISEFPPIALAALKLLASRLRKTSVLAESLSLKEVDQRLAAFLLEEFRDKRLKKLKLPSVSTIAARLGSVREVVSRSFAKLEKEGYISVDKERYAVLSDPQGLEKFSKK, via the coding sequence ATGGATAGGATCGCGGCCTTAAAACGGACGGAGATGTTCGGTTCCCTGGGGGTGAAGGAACTGGGGATCGTTGCCGATTCCTGCGTTGAAAAAAAACTGAAAAAAGGAGCGGTCCTTATTTCGGCGGGGGAAGAGGCCAAGGGTCTTTACGTCATCACCACGGGAACCCTCCGGGCCTACCGGGAGAACACGAACGGCCGTGAGCAGATCATTCATATTGAGAGGGCAGGGACCACCATCGCGGAAGTCCCTGTCTTTGACGGAAAACCTTATCCTTCCTCCGTCATCGCCGAAGAAGAGAGTGAAGTCCTTTTCATTTCCAAGCAAGACATTCAAAGACTTATTTCGGAATTCCCACCCATTGCCCTTGCGGCCCTGAAACTTTTGGCCTCAAGGCTCCGCAAGACATCCGTCCTCGCCGAGTCCCTTTCCCTCAAAGAAGTCGATCAACGTTTGGCCGCCTTTTTATTGGAGGAATTCCGTGATAAGCGGTTGAAGAAGCTGAAATTACCTTCAGTCTCCACCATCGCCGCGAGGCTAGGTTCCGTCCGTGAGGTGGTTTCCAGGTCCTTCGCCAAGCTGGAAAAGGAAGGATATATTTCCGTGGATAAGGAACGCTACGCGGTCTTGTCCGATCCTCAAGGACTTGAGAAGTTTTCTAAAAAATGA
- a CDS encoding DUF488 domain-containing protein, producing MIQIKRVYQTPSSKDGKRFLVDRLWPRGLSKEKAKLAGWIKEAAPTPELRKWFGHDPKKWIEFKKRYRRELPAHLALLRPLLEAARQGTVTLLFAAKDEAHNNAVVLKSYLRSRL from the coding sequence ATGATCCAAATTAAGCGGGTTTACCAAACCCCTTCATCAAAGGATGGGAAACGGTTCCTGGTTGACCGCCTCTGGCCACGCGGTCTTTCCAAGGAGAAGGCTAAATTAGCCGGGTGGATAAAGGAGGCCGCCCCAACCCCTGAACTGAGGAAATGGTTCGGCCATGACCCGAAAAAATGGATCGAGTTCAAGAAACGCTATCGGAGGGAGCTTCCCGCACACCTGGCACTGTTGAGGCCGCTTTTGGAGGCGGCCCGGCAGGGGACGGTCACCCTTCTTTTTGCCGCCAAGGACGAGGCCCACAACAATGCCGTTGTCCTGAAAAGCTACCTGCGGTCCCGCCTTTAA
- a CDS encoding carboxymuconolactone decarboxylase family protein → MEKQRLDYFGTAPESYKAMKVFSDYLKTCGLEHPLLELIKIRASQMNGCAFCLDMHMKDARAAGETEERLYMLNAWRESGLYSDRERAALAWTEALTFLGESQASKDIYDEVAKHFSPKETADVTHAIAVINSWNRLMMAFRVPPGRYQPKSKG, encoded by the coding sequence ATGGAAAAACAACGATTGGATTATTTTGGGACCGCGCCGGAAAGTTATAAAGCCATGAAAGTTTTCAGCGATTATTTGAAAACTTGCGGCCTGGAACATCCTCTCTTGGAATTGATAAAGATACGGGCTTCCCAAATGAACGGTTGCGCCTTTTGCCTAGATATGCACATGAAAGACGCCCGTGCCGCTGGGGAAACGGAGGAGCGCCTTTATATGCTGAATGCCTGGCGGGAATCCGGGCTTTACAGCGACAGGGAAAGAGCGGCCTTGGCCTGGACCGAGGCGTTGACTTTTCTGGGGGAGTCCCAAGCTTCCAAGGATATTTACGATGAAGTGGCCAAGCATTTTTCCCCAAAAGAAACTGCGGATGTGACCCACGCCATTGCGGTCATTAACTCATGGAACCGCTTGATGATGGCATTCCGGGTCCCCCCGGGCCGGTATCAACCCAAGTCGAAAGGTTGA